The following proteins are co-located in the Massilia litorea genome:
- a CDS encoding phasin family protein, which translates to MTKNIKELEQEEEELSRAVRSSAQQIWQAGLGAFAKAQQAGGREFTRLVRDGSELQKRARSVEDATETVARKAERSSRRASGTWGKLEQVFEERVARALATIGVPARSEMEALNHRIDELERMLAELAGEQMRQAAAKKAPAARKAPAEPSARIPAKTSAAKRPTTKSAAAKRGTAG; encoded by the coding sequence ATGACGAAGAATATCAAGGAACTCGAGCAGGAAGAGGAAGAGCTGTCGCGCGCGGTGCGCAGCTCGGCCCAGCAGATCTGGCAGGCGGGCCTGGGCGCCTTTGCCAAGGCCCAGCAGGCGGGTGGACGTGAATTTACGCGTCTGGTGCGCGACGGCAGCGAGCTGCAGAAGCGCGCGCGCAGTGTCGAGGATGCGACCGAGACCGTCGCGCGCAAGGCCGAGCGTTCGAGCCGGCGCGCATCGGGTACCTGGGGCAAGCTGGAGCAGGTGTTCGAGGAGCGCGTGGCGCGCGCCCTGGCCACCATCGGCGTGCCGGCGCGCAGCGAAATGGAAGCGCTGAACCACCGCATCGACGAGCTGGAACGGATGCTGGCCGAGCTGGCGGGCGAGCAGATGCGCCAGGCCGCGGCGAAGAAGGCGCCGGCCGCCAGGAAAGCGCCCGCCGAGCCTTCCGCCAGGATCCCGGCCAAGACGAGCGCAGCGAAGCGCCCCACCACCAAATCCGCCGCCGCGAAGCGCGGCACCGCCGGCTAG
- a CDS encoding alpha/beta fold hydrolase has product MSARRIAQCLLLLQLAGAAGIAFAARHWWGAAPWTALALGLACVMLVRLAINMNNFVLSACFASPTPPDFHLTPAARLRLLAEEFRTSMLCTSWLIPRATACRRIYPDSRAVPVLLVHGYGCNSGIWGYLVPRLDRNAISHASVDLEPVGGPIDGYVPALQAAVEELCAATGATQVAIVAHSMGGLVARAWMRAHGSARVARLITLGTPHHGTSLANFGPGANAAQMRRAKGEANDWLRELGASEDAARRALITSIFSHHDNIVSPQTSSVLEGARNIALGGVGHVALGCNGRVLDTVMEELGRLQPRAETEPVLLLVDDDAFMLEMLSDALQGQGWRVLTAASGAAALDLLAHERVAAIVSDHLMPGMSGAALLAQARRLAPGAFRILLSGAGDDPEIAAALTDGSAHAFVGKPWRADRLLALLREALEARPSV; this is encoded by the coding sequence GTGAGCGCGCGCCGCATCGCACAATGCCTGCTGCTGCTGCAGCTCGCCGGCGCCGCCGGCATCGCGTTCGCGGCCCGGCACTGGTGGGGCGCCGCGCCCTGGACGGCGCTGGCGCTCGGCCTGGCCTGCGTGATGCTGGTGCGGCTGGCGATCAACATGAACAATTTTGTCCTCAGCGCCTGCTTCGCCAGCCCGACGCCGCCGGACTTCCACCTGACCCCGGCGGCGCGCCTGCGCCTGCTGGCGGAAGAATTCCGGACCAGCATGCTGTGCACCTCCTGGCTGATCCCGCGTGCCACGGCCTGCCGCCGCATTTATCCCGACTCGCGTGCGGTGCCGGTGCTGCTGGTGCACGGCTACGGCTGCAACAGCGGCATCTGGGGCTACCTGGTGCCGCGCCTCGACCGCAACGCGATCAGCCATGCGAGCGTCGACCTGGAACCGGTGGGCGGCCCGATCGACGGCTACGTGCCGGCGCTGCAGGCCGCGGTCGAGGAGCTGTGCGCGGCTACCGGCGCGACGCAGGTGGCAATCGTCGCCCACAGCATGGGAGGCCTGGTGGCGCGCGCCTGGATGCGGGCACACGGCAGCGCACGCGTGGCGCGCCTGATCACGCTGGGCACGCCGCACCACGGCACCAGCCTCGCCAACTTCGGACCGGGCGCCAACGCGGCCCAGATGCGGCGTGCCAAGGGGGAGGCCAACGACTGGCTGCGCGAACTCGGCGCGAGCGAGGACGCGGCGCGGCGCGCGCTGATCACCTCCATCTTCAGCCACCACGACAACATCGTCTCGCCGCAGACCTCGAGCGTGCTGGAGGGCGCGCGCAACATCGCGCTGGGCGGCGTCGGCCATGTGGCGCTCGGCTGCAACGGCCGCGTGCTCGATACCGTGATGGAGGAGCTGGGCCGGCTGCAGCCGCGTGCCGAGACGGAACCGGTGCTGCTGCTGGTCGACGACGACGCCTTCATGCTCGAGATGCTGTCCGACGCGCTGCAGGGGCAGGGCTGGCGCGTGCTGACGGCTGCCTCCGGCGCGGCGGCGCTGGACCTGCTGGCGCATGAGCGTGTCGCGGCCATCGTCAGCGACCACCTGATGCCGGGTATGAGCGGGGCCGCGCTGCTGGCGCAGGCGCGCCGCCTGGCGCCCGGCGCTTTCCGGATCCTGCTTTCCGGCGCGGGCGACGATCCGGAGATCGCCGCGGCGCTGACGGACGGCTCTGCGCACGCCTTCGTTGGCAAGCCCTGGCGCGCGGATCGTTTGCTGGCGCTGCTGCGTGAAGCCCTTGAAGCGCGCCCCAGCGTTTAA
- a CDS encoding GMC family oxidoreductase, with protein sequence MSAKSIPLTVAKGIIPDPVRAGLARGWKIVDAAQLDTDRTLEADVVIVGSGAGGGVTAEILTLAGLRVLIVEEGALRSSSDFRMREADAYPGLYQESAARQTLDKGIKILQGRTVGGSTTVNWTSSFRTPAPTLDYWAEHFGLDGYDSETLAPWFAMMEARLHVGDWQAPPNENNDLLKRGADKLGIKSGFIRRNVNGCWNLGYCGMGCPTNAKQSMLVTTIPSALDHGATLVTRARAERFVLRGGRADELLCSALGADGVAPTGRVLRLRAKHFVVAGGAINSPALLMRSGAPDPHRLLGKRTFLHPTLISAGIFPQRVDAWAGAPQTVYSDHFLHTAPIDGAIGYKLEAPPLHPVLLSTTLNGFGQGHAALMQQFPHIQGMLALLRDGFHDQSAGGAVQLKDGAGVLDYPLNDFLWDGARRALLTMAEIQFAAGARAVRPAHETAREYASWNEAKREIAALPQQLHMTRVASAHVMGGCTMAGDERRGVTAPDGRYRGLANLSVHDGSLFPTSIGANPQLSIYGITARLASVLAASLTGKPALRVSASA encoded by the coding sequence ATGAGCGCAAAATCCATTCCCCTGACTGTGGCCAAGGGCATCATCCCCGACCCGGTGCGCGCCGGCCTCGCGCGCGGCTGGAAGATCGTCGACGCGGCGCAGCTCGACACCGACCGCACGCTGGAGGCCGACGTCGTCATCGTCGGCAGCGGCGCCGGCGGCGGCGTGACGGCCGAGATCCTGACGCTGGCGGGCCTGAGGGTGCTGATCGTGGAGGAGGGCGCATTGCGCTCGTCGTCCGACTTCAGGATGCGCGAGGCCGATGCCTATCCTGGCCTGTACCAGGAGTCGGCCGCGCGCCAGACGCTCGACAAGGGGATCAAGATCCTGCAAGGGCGCACGGTCGGCGGCTCGACCACGGTCAACTGGACCTCGAGCTTTCGCACGCCGGCGCCGACGCTCGACTACTGGGCCGAGCACTTCGGCCTGGACGGCTACGACAGCGAGACCCTCGCCCCCTGGTTCGCGATGATGGAAGCGCGCCTGCACGTGGGCGACTGGCAGGCGCCGCCCAACGAGAACAACGACTTGTTGAAACGCGGCGCGGATAAACTCGGCATCAAGTCCGGCTTCATCCGCCGCAACGTCAACGGGTGCTGGAACCTGGGCTATTGCGGCATGGGCTGCCCGACGAATGCGAAACAGTCGATGCTGGTGACGACGATTCCATCGGCGCTCGACCATGGCGCAACCCTCGTCACGCGTGCACGTGCCGAGCGCTTTGTCCTGCGCGGCGGGCGTGCCGACGAACTGCTGTGCAGCGCACTGGGCGCGGACGGCGTGGCGCCCACCGGGCGCGTGCTGCGGCTGCGCGCGAAACACTTCGTGGTGGCGGGAGGTGCGATCAATTCCCCGGCCCTGCTGATGCGTTCGGGCGCGCCCGATCCGCATCGGCTGCTGGGCAAACGCACCTTCCTGCACCCGACCCTGATCTCGGCCGGCATCTTCCCGCAGCGCGTCGACGCCTGGGCCGGCGCGCCGCAGACCGTATATTCCGATCACTTCCTGCACACGGCGCCGATCGACGGCGCCATCGGCTACAAACTGGAAGCGCCGCCGCTGCATCCGGTGCTGCTGTCGACGACCCTGAACGGTTTCGGGCAGGGGCATGCCGCGCTCATGCAGCAGTTCCCGCACATCCAGGGCATGCTGGCGCTGCTGCGCGACGGCTTCCACGATCAGTCGGCAGGGGGCGCGGTGCAGCTGAAGGACGGGGCAGGGGTGCTTGACTATCCGCTCAACGATTTCCTGTGGGACGGCGCGCGCCGCGCGCTGTTGACGATGGCCGAGATCCAGTTCGCGGCCGGCGCCAGGGCCGTGCGGCCAGCGCACGAGACGGCGCGCGAGTATGCGAGCTGGAACGAGGCGAAGCGCGAGATCGCCGCCCTGCCGCAGCAGCTGCACATGACGCGCGTGGCGTCGGCCCACGTGATGGGCGGCTGCACGATGGCGGGCGACGAGCGGCGCGGCGTCACGGCGCCGGACGGCCGCTACCGGGGCCTTGCCAACCTGTCGGTGCACGACGGCTCGCTGTTCCCGACTTCGATCGGCGCCAATCCCCAGCTCTCGATCTACGGCATCACGGCGCGCCTGGCGAGCGTCCTGGCGGCCAGCCTGACCGGCAAGCCCGCACTGCGGGTCTCCGCATCAGCGTGA
- a CDS encoding twin-arginine translocation signal domain-containing protein, whose protein sequence is METNRRSFLKAGALGALVLAAGGGIYRAVQSPRPQRFVLDGEARAALGAIVPAMLAGALPLDPAGRKAAVAGTIEGVHTAISNLPLAVQKEVQDLFGLLALAPARRLLTGVSGGWENADPHQVASFLQDWRLHRFALLRTAYSALHDLSLGAWYAQPAAWAAIGYPGPMKELS, encoded by the coding sequence ATGGAGACCAACCGCAGATCCTTCCTGAAGGCCGGCGCGCTCGGCGCGCTGGTGCTGGCCGCGGGCGGGGGCATCTACCGCGCCGTGCAGTCGCCGCGCCCGCAGCGCTTCGTCCTCGACGGCGAAGCGCGCGCCGCGCTCGGGGCCATCGTCCCGGCGATGCTGGCGGGTGCGCTGCCGCTCGACCCGGCCGGGCGCAAGGCGGCCGTCGCCGGCACCATCGAGGGCGTCCATACGGCGATTTCGAACCTGCCGCTCGCGGTGCAGAAGGAAGTGCAGGATTTGTTCGGCCTGCTGGCCCTGGCGCCGGCGCGGCGCCTGCTGACGGGCGTCTCCGGCGGCTGGGAGAACGCCGATCCGCACCAGGTCGCCTCCTTCCTGCAGGACTGGCGCCTGCACCGCTTCGCCCTGCTGCGCACCGCCTACAGCGCACTGCACGACCTCTCGCTCGGCGCCTGGTATGCGCAGCCGGCCGCCTGGGCCGCGATCGGCTATCCCGGCCCGATGAAGGAACTGTCCTGA
- a CDS encoding DUF2145 domain-containing protein, whose translation MPGRLRPLIAALAFCAGGSAWAGIPTFCERGKEISAADQDRVLRFAGVVKRELERSGSKVALVSRAGLDLSRFGLLYSHAGIALKDNPGSPWGVRQLYYACDESRPRLFDQGVAGFALGAEAPGSGHMSLVFPPDEDGALLERAALDKPLALSLLAGRYSANAYAFGTRYQNCNQWVIELLASAWGRMDGGGGDARAQAQSWLRDQGYAAGPVKVPSHAMMFAGQFVPLLHVDDHPLDDVYALALQVSVPAAIEAFVQRRLPAARRVELCHDKGRIVVHRGWEPLGADCRPMPGDEVISLEPDQVEAQVGQP comes from the coding sequence ATGCCTGGACGCCTGCGGCCGCTCATTGCCGCCCTGGCCTTCTGTGCCGGCGGCAGCGCCTGGGCCGGCATCCCGACCTTCTGCGAACGTGGCAAGGAAATCAGCGCTGCCGACCAGGACCGCGTGCTGCGCTTCGCCGGCGTCGTCAAGCGTGAGCTGGAACGTTCCGGCAGCAAGGTCGCCCTGGTCTCGCGCGCCGGGCTCGACCTGAGCCGTTTCGGCCTGCTGTATTCGCATGCCGGGATCGCCCTGAAAGACAATCCCGGCAGCCCCTGGGGCGTGCGCCAGCTCTATTACGCCTGCGACGAATCGCGCCCGCGCCTGTTCGACCAGGGCGTCGCCGGTTTCGCCCTTGGCGCCGAGGCACCCGGCAGCGGCCACATGTCGCTGGTCTTCCCGCCGGATGAAGACGGCGCCCTGCTGGAACGGGCGGCGCTGGACAAGCCGCTCGCCCTGTCGCTGCTGGCCGGCCGGTACAGCGCGAACGCCTACGCCTTCGGCACGCGCTACCAGAACTGCAACCAGTGGGTGATCGAACTCCTCGCCAGCGCCTGGGGCAGGATGGACGGCGGCGGCGGCGACGCGCGCGCGCAGGCCCAGTCCTGGCTGCGGGACCAGGGCTATGCGGCCGGCCCGGTGAAAGTGCCTTCGCACGCGATGATGTTCGCCGGCCAGTTCGTGCCGCTGCTGCACGTGGACGACCATCCGCTCGACGATGTCTACGCGCTGGCGCTGCAGGTCAGCGTGCCGGCCGCGATCGAGGCCTTCGTGCAGCGCCGGCTGCCTGCGGCCAGGCGAGTGGAGCTCTGTCACGACAAGGGCCGTATTGTCGTGCATCGCGGCTGGGAGCCGCTCGGCGCCGACTGCCGTCCGATGCCCGGCGATGAGGTGATCTCGCTTGAGCCAGATCAAGTTGAAGCGCAAGTCGGGCAGCCCTGA
- a CDS encoding methyltransferase domain-containing protein gives MNNLQKKYVDAHISQQNADWTFENISANFDEHILKSIPLYREGHQLVSYYSDFFLKSDSVVYDIGCSTGTMLAQLAGRHPLKEQLQLIGIDCVADMIDRASRLTERDPRLSFIEADVLDVEFLPCDMIIANYTVQFLPPRVRQVLIDQIYRALNWGGAFFMFEKVRAPDGRFQDYASQVYVEYKLDQGFTEAEILNKSRSIKGVMEPFSSQGNADMLRRAGFEDLVTVHKYVCFEGFLAIK, from the coding sequence ATGAACAATCTGCAAAAGAAATACGTCGACGCGCACATCAGCCAGCAGAACGCGGACTGGACCTTCGAGAACATCAGCGCCAATTTCGACGAGCACATCCTCAAATCCATCCCCCTGTACCGCGAAGGGCACCAGCTCGTCTCCTACTACAGCGATTTTTTCCTCAAGTCCGATAGCGTGGTGTACGACATCGGCTGCTCGACCGGCACCATGCTTGCCCAGCTGGCCGGACGCCATCCGCTGAAAGAACAATTGCAGCTGATCGGCATCGATTGTGTCGCGGACATGATCGACCGCGCGAGCCGGCTGACCGAGCGCGACCCGCGCCTCTCCTTCATCGAGGCCGACGTACTCGATGTCGAGTTCCTGCCCTGCGACATGATCATCGCCAACTACACCGTCCAGTTCCTGCCGCCCCGGGTCCGCCAGGTCCTGATCGACCAGATCTATCGGGCCCTGAACTGGGGCGGGGCATTTTTCATGTTCGAGAAAGTGCGTGCGCCCGACGGGCGTTTCCAGGACTACGCGAGCCAGGTGTATGTCGAATACAAGCTGGACCAGGGCTTCACCGAAGCGGAAATCCTGAACAAGTCGCGCAGCATCAAGGGGGTGATGGAACCGTTTTCGAGCCAGGGCAACGCCGACATGCTGCGGCGCGCGGGATTCGAGGACCTCGTCACCGTGCACAAATATGTGTGCTTCGAAGGTTTCCTTGCGATCAAATGA